The nucleotide sequence GCCGGACAGCCGGACGCGCCGCAGCCACCGACCGACCCGCAGTTGCCGGCCGACCCGCAGTCACCGGCCGATACGGCGCCCGCCCAGCCGTCGACGGCCGAACGGGACGGCGGCGGGTACACGGTCACGGCCTCCCGGGCCGGTGCGGCCGAGGAGGTGAACCGCCCGCTCGCGGTCTCCGCGGTGATCGCGGTGGCCAGCATCGTCGGCGCGCAGGTGGGTGCGGTCCTGGGACTCCGGAACCGCTCGGGCCGCCGGCCCGTCTTCGGCCGGCACCGCCTGCGTGAATGAGCCGAGCCAACCACGCGAACGAACCGACCCCGCCGCACGACCGGCCCAGGTGTGCCGCACGAACTGACCCAAGTGCGCGGGACGGGTCGATTCGGGTGCGCCGCACGAGCCGGCCCAGATACGCGGAACGGGTCGATTCGGGTGCGGCTCAGGGCAGCCGGGTCTGTAGGACGCCGCCGACCACCCGGGTGGGCAGGACCTGCTGGTCGCTGCTGGCCGGGCCGTGCACCACCTCGCCGCCGTCCAGCTCGAACATGCTGCCGTGCCAGGGGCACTTCACGCAGGTACGGCCGTTCTCCCGGACGACCTGGCCGGCGCCGAGCGGACCGCTCTGGTGGGCGCACCGTTCCAGCATCACCGTGACGTCGTCGCCGTCCCGGTAGACCACCACCGCGATGTCGTCGATCCGCCGGGTCAGCAACTCGTGCTCCGGCAGCGCGGACATGTCCGCGACCGCGTGCCAGCCGTCCTCGATCCGGCGCAGGTCCGGCACACCCTGGTTGACGTTGGCCGCCTGCTTGTAGGCGAGGTGGCCGCCGAGGAAGCCGCCGCCGCCGGCCGCCGCCAGACCCAGGTAGCCGAGGGTACGGCCGAGACCGTGCCGGCCGGAGAGGCGGGCGGCGAGCGAGCCGGCGTACATCGCGATGGCGACGCCGTTGGCGAGCGCGTGCACCAAGCCCACCCGCTGCTGCTCCCGGGAGAGGGCACTCCAGTCGTTCCAGCCGGAGACCGCGCTCGGCACCGCCGTGGCCGTGCCGAGCGCCACCAGGGTGGTGGCGGCGCGTCGCTGCTGCGGCATCAGGTCGAGGACGGCGGTACTCACCCAGGCGCCGATCGGCACCTGCACCAGGGCCGGATGCAGCGGATGCCCGATCGGTACCCCGTGCAGGACATCGCGTAGCCACTGCGGCCGGATCGCCCCGGCGACCACCCGCTGGAAGCGTTCCGCCGTCCGGTCCAGGCCGCTAGCCTGCTCAAGTTTCAGGAGTGCTCGCACCGACTGGGACTACCCGCCCCGTGGGTGGACAAACTTCGCACGCCGTCGGACCGGCCAGTACCCTCGAACGGGTTACCGGGACCGGCTCGGGGTAGACCGGCCGGCATGCGGGTCGCGATCACCGGAGCCACCGGCAACGTCGGTACGGCGTTGCTGCGCCGGCTCGCCCGGGAACCGGACGTCGAGGTGGTCGGCATCGCCCGGCGCTGCCCTCCACCGGACGCCGGGCAGCCGTACGATCTCGTGCGGTGGCACGCCGCCGACCTCGGTGACCCGGCCTGCCTGCATCCGCTCGCCGAGCGGCTGGCCGGGGTGGACGCGGTGGTACACCTGGCCTGGCAGGTCCAGCCCGGCCAGCACCCGGCGCGGCTGCGCCAGCTCAACCTGGGCGGCAGCCGGCACGTCCTCAACGCGATGCTGGCCGCCGGGGTGCCGAAGCTGGTGCACGCCTCCTCGATCACGGCGTACGCGCCCGCCCCGGCCGACCGGCGGATCGACGAGGACTGGCCGGTGGCCGGGGTCGGACGCTTTGGCCACGGCGTCGACAAGGCGGCCGTGGAGGCGATGCTCACCGACGCCGTACGGGACTATCCGGTGCTGCGGGTGACCCGGTTGCGTACCGCCCCGGTCCTCGGGGGCGACGTCGGGGCAGAGGTCGCCCGGCACTTCCTCGGTCGGTTCACCCCGGTCCCGCTGCTCCGCTCCGGCCGGCTGCCGGTGGTGCCCCGGCACCGTCGGCTGCGGATCCAGGTGGTGCACGCCGACGACGTCGCCGAGGCGTACCTGCGGGCGTTGCACAGCGACCGGACCGGTGCGTTCAACATCGCCGCCGAGCCGGTGGTCGGCGGCGGACTGCTCGCGGCGGAGCTGGGCGGCTGGGCAGTACCGCTGCCGCTGGGCCTGGTCCGGCTGCTGACCCGGGCCGGCAGGCGGGCCCGACCGGTGCCGGTGGACGGGAGCTGGCCGGAACCGGGCGCGTCGGTACCGCTGCTGGACTGCTCGCGGGCGGAGCGGGAGCTGGGCTGGCGACCCCGGCGGGACGCCCGGGAGACGCTGCGGGAGACGCTCGCCGGAACCGCCGCCGGACCGGAAACGGCCAGACCGGAAACGACCGGACCGCCGCCGCGCCCGGCCGAGCGGGTCACCGGCCGCCAGGCCGGCTGACCGCCAGGCCGGCTGACCGCCAGGCCGGCTGACCGCCAGGCCGGCTGACCGCCAGGCCGGCTGACCGCCAGGTGCGATCTCGGGCGGCGCGGACGGAAAGCGGCCCGGCCGCCGGCGTCCGGGTGGCACAGTGGGACGCCATGGACCGAAGTCAGGTACAGAGCTGGATCGGCGGGTACGAGC is from Micromonospora sp. WMMD1102 and encodes:
- a CDS encoding Rieske (2Fe-2S) protein — protein: MRALLKLEQASGLDRTAERFQRVVAGAIRPQWLRDVLHGVPIGHPLHPALVQVPIGAWVSTAVLDLMPQQRRAATTLVALGTATAVPSAVSGWNDWSALSREQQRVGLVHALANGVAIAMYAGSLAARLSGRHGLGRTLGYLGLAAAGGGGFLGGHLAYKQAANVNQGVPDLRRIEDGWHAVADMSALPEHELLTRRIDDIAVVVYRDGDDVTVMLERCAHQSGPLGAGQVVRENGRTCVKCPWHGSMFELDGGEVVHGPASSDQQVLPTRVVGGVLQTRLP
- a CDS encoding NAD-dependent epimerase/dehydratase family protein yields the protein MRVAITGATGNVGTALLRRLAREPDVEVVGIARRCPPPDAGQPYDLVRWHAADLGDPACLHPLAERLAGVDAVVHLAWQVQPGQHPARLRQLNLGGSRHVLNAMLAAGVPKLVHASSITAYAPAPADRRIDEDWPVAGVGRFGHGVDKAAVEAMLTDAVRDYPVLRVTRLRTAPVLGGDVGAEVARHFLGRFTPVPLLRSGRLPVVPRHRRLRIQVVHADDVAEAYLRALHSDRTGAFNIAAEPVVGGGLLAAELGGWAVPLPLGLVRLLTRAGRRARPVPVDGSWPEPGASVPLLDCSRAERELGWRPRRDARETLRETLAGTAAGPETARPETTGPPPRPAERVTGRQAG